The following are from one region of the Halodesulfurarchaeum sp. HSR-GB genome:
- a CDS encoding [LysW]-lysine hydrolase, with translation MSDVTTKEARALLRNLVETPSVSGSEDAVAKRLRSFFEAQGREAWIDDVGNLRAPADDTVLLTSHMDTVPGEIPVRVEEDVLWGRGSVDAKGPLAAMAVAAANAGVSFVGVVREETDSAGARYLIEDRDPPAAVVNGEPSGWDAITLGYRGLLSGTYTVETEVGHTSRPEPNAIQQAVAWWSQVEAAFGDGDSVFDRVTPKPVAFEGGTSADGFAFEAQVEAQFRIPPGETIEGVKSTVEAVGPGSVAWHDEIPPVMESPRNPVAGALRRGIRECSGEPTHLRKTGTSDMNVYAGAWDVPMATYGPGDSDLDHTPDEHLDLGAFDRAVRVLTVAAGSL, from the coding sequence ATGAGCGACGTCACCACAAAGGAGGCCCGGGCGCTGCTCCGGAACCTGGTCGAGACGCCTTCTGTTTCGGGGAGCGAGGATGCGGTCGCAAAGCGCCTGCGATCCTTCTTCGAGGCTCAAGGTCGCGAGGCGTGGATCGACGACGTGGGCAACCTCCGGGCCCCAGCCGACGACACGGTGCTTTTGACCTCGCATATGGACACCGTGCCGGGCGAGATCCCGGTCCGAGTCGAGGAGGATGTCCTCTGGGGCCGGGGCAGCGTCGACGCGAAAGGACCACTCGCGGCGATGGCGGTCGCAGCCGCGAACGCCGGTGTGAGCTTCGTCGGGGTGGTGCGCGAGGAGACTGACTCCGCCGGGGCCAGATACCTCATCGAGGATCGTGATCCGCCAGCGGCTGTCGTCAACGGCGAGCCCTCGGGGTGGGATGCGATCACCCTGGGCTACCGGGGCCTGCTCTCGGGCACCTATACGGTCGAAACCGAGGTCGGGCACACCTCGCGGCCGGAGCCGAACGCCATCCAGCAGGCGGTGGCGTGGTGGAGTCAGGTCGAGGCGGCATTCGGTGACGGGGACTCGGTCTTCGACCGCGTGACTCCCAAGCCCGTCGCCTTCGAGGGCGGGACGAGCGCAGACGGCTTTGCCTTTGAGGCCCAGGTCGAGGCGCAGTTCCGCATCCCACCGGGCGAAACCATCGAGGGCGTGAAATCGACCGTCGAGGCGGTCGGTCCGGGATCGGTCGCGTGGCACGACGAAATCCCGCCGGTGATGGAGAGCCCGCGCAATCCCGTTGCGGGAGCGCTCCGCCGGGGTATTCGGGAGTGTTCAGGTGAGCCCACCCATCTGCGGAAGACCGGAACTAGTGACATGAACGTCTACGCTGGAGCGTGGGACGTGCCGATGGCGACCTACGGGCCGGGTGACTCCGATCTGGATCATACGCCCGACGAACACCTCGATCTCGGGGCCTTTGACCGGGCCGTGCGGGTCCTCACCGTGGCTGCCGGATCGTTGTGA
- a CDS encoding aspartate aminotransferase family protein, giving the protein MSEFVFSPKPIRIESGDGTTLTADSGTEYLDMGASYACTPLGHAHPAVVEAVSDQAATLTYVQGSYPVDVREDLYELVTEVTPEPLDHAWLSNSGTEANEAAIKFARHATGRSKVLAMKNAFHGRTLGSLAATWKPKYRDGFEPLAGGFDFVTYEDESELRAAVDEETAAVIIEPIQGEGGINPADPGFLEAAREATEEAGAALIFDEIQTGVGRTGQMWAAEKAGVTPDILTAAKGIANGLPMGMTAVREWIAEDAGNHGSTFSGGPTIAAAGTATLETVRDEELPAHAGELGDRFQTALREELGDAVREVRGEGLMVGVEVKRGANRVVRDLALDHQILALPAGRTVVRFLPPLVVSAAEIDRTVEAMGDVIDAQ; this is encoded by the coding sequence ATGAGCGAGTTCGTCTTCTCGCCCAAACCGATCCGGATCGAGTCCGGCGACGGCACCACCCTCACTGCCGACTCGGGCACCGAGTACCTCGACATGGGCGCGAGTTACGCCTGTACGCCGCTGGGACACGCCCACCCGGCAGTCGTCGAGGCCGTAAGCGACCAGGCGGCGACCCTGACCTACGTCCAGGGCTCCTACCCCGTCGATGTGCGGGAGGACCTCTACGAGTTGGTGACCGAGGTCACCCCGGAACCGCTCGATCACGCCTGGCTGAGCAACTCTGGGACCGAGGCCAACGAGGCCGCGATCAAGTTCGCCCGCCACGCCACCGGCCGGTCGAAGGTCCTCGCGATGAAAAACGCCTTCCACGGCCGGACTCTCGGCTCGCTCGCGGCGACCTGGAAACCCAAGTACCGCGACGGATTCGAGCCCCTGGCCGGCGGGTTTGACTTCGTGACCTACGAGGACGAGTCCGAACTCCGGGCGGCCGTCGACGAGGAGACCGCCGCGGTGATAATCGAGCCGATCCAGGGGGAGGGCGGCATCAACCCCGCGGACCCCGGGTTCCTCGAAGCCGCCCGCGAAGCGACCGAGGAGGCCGGTGCCGCCCTGATCTTCGACGAGATCCAGACCGGCGTCGGCCGAACCGGCCAGATGTGGGCGGCCGAAAAAGCAGGGGTCACCCCCGACATTCTCACCGCGGCGAAGGGGATCGCGAACGGCCTTCCCATGGGCATGACTGCCGTCAGGGAGTGGATCGCCGAGGACGCCGGCAACCACGGCTCGACGTTCAGCGGCGGTCCGACGATCGCGGCAGCCGGGACGGCCACGCTGGAGACGGTGCGGGACGAGGAACTGCCAGCCCACGCTGGGGAACTCGGCGACCGGTTCCAGACGGCCCTCCGTGAGGAACTCGGCGACGCCGTCCGGGAGGTTCGCGGCGAGGGGCTCATGGTCGGCGTCGAGGTGAAGCGCGGCGCGAACCGCGTGGTTCGGGACCTGGCGCTTGACCACCAGATCCTCGCGCTCCCCGCCGGTCGGACCGTCGTTCGCTTCCTGCCGCCGCTTGTGGTCTCTGCGGCGGAGATCGATCGGACCGTCGAAGCGATGGGCGACGTGATCGACGCCCAATGA
- a CDS encoding acetylglutamate/acetylaminoadipate kinase, translating to MTVVVKIGGARAVDPEGALSDIGSLIEAGEPVVVVHGGSTAVDETLERLDIEPDYVETPSGVVGRFTDAETMDVFKMVFGKLNVDLVTQLQTMGVNAVGLSGPDGQVLSGTRKSAVRVLEDGKRKIRRGDHSGTIESVNDDLLELLIEAGYTPVVTVPMYAAEGTAVNSDADRAAAAVAGALGATLVELTDVSGVYRDPDDSATRIETVESPAEFDDLEAAAEGFMGRKVMAAEEALQSGATAVIIADANAEKPIHRALDGDGTTIRPSALGEP from the coding sequence ATGACCGTCGTCGTCAAGATCGGCGGGGCACGGGCCGTCGATCCCGAAGGGGCCCTGTCGGATATCGGGAGTCTCATCGAGGCGGGCGAACCGGTCGTCGTGGTGCACGGAGGCTCGACGGCCGTGGACGAGACCCTCGAACGCCTGGATATCGAGCCGGACTACGTCGAAACCCCCAGTGGGGTCGTCGGCCGGTTCACCGACGCCGAGACCATGGACGTGTTCAAGATGGTCTTCGGAAAACTCAACGTGGATCTGGTCACTCAGTTACAGACCATGGGCGTCAACGCAGTCGGCCTCTCCGGGCCAGACGGGCAGGTCCTCTCCGGGACTCGAAAATCCGCCGTGCGGGTCCTCGAAGACGGCAAGCGCAAGATCCGTCGCGGGGATCACTCCGGGACTATCGAGTCGGTCAACGACGACCTGCTCGAACTCCTCATCGAGGCGGGTTACACGCCGGTCGTCACGGTTCCGATGTACGCTGCTGAAGGGACCGCTGTCAACAGCGATGCTGACCGGGCGGCGGCCGCGGTCGCGGGCGCACTCGGGGCCACGCTGGTCGAGTTGACCGACGTCTCGGGCGTGTATCGGGACCCGGACGATTCGGCGACCCGGATCGAGACAGTCGAGTCGCCGGCCGAATTCGACGACCTGGAGGCTGCAGCCGAGGGATTCATGGGCCGGAAGGTGATGGCAGCCGAGGAGGCGCTGCAGTCCGGGGCCACGGCAGTGATTATCGCCGATGCGAACGCCGAGAAACCGATCCACCGTGCGCTGGACGGTGACGGAACGACTATTCGGCCCAGCGCCCTGGGGGAACCATGA
- the argC gene encoding N-acetyl-gamma-glutamyl-phosphate reductase: protein MNTYTAAVVGGSGFAGGELLRLLDGHPNFALVAATSRQFTNRTVGSVHPNLRHLDLRFSEPGALEPVDVLFTATPHGVSMERIEEFQTVADTVVDLSADFRLSDPADYDTWYDGHVAPELLADSVYALPELGRERLEGASLIASGGCNATATILGLLPFVEHDLLAPEDRVVADLKVGSSEGGAGGGPASSHPERSGVVRPYAPTGHRHEAEIEEHLGRGVSFTIHAVDMVRGAAATSHLYPEELPEKAAIWQAVRDTYDDEPFVRVVTGGGGVYRYPEPKAVAGTNMAEFGFEIDERNGRIVTFSAIDNVMKGAAGQAVHAANVALGFEETAGLGFTGLHPVGSP from the coding sequence ATGAACACGTACACGGCCGCCGTCGTGGGCGGCAGCGGTTTCGCGGGCGGGGAACTGCTTCGGCTCCTCGACGGACACCCGAACTTCGCCCTGGTCGCGGCGACCAGCCGGCAGTTCACCAACCGGACCGTCGGCTCGGTCCACCCGAATCTCCGGCACCTCGATCTGCGGTTCTCCGAGCCGGGGGCCCTGGAGCCGGTCGACGTGCTGTTCACGGCGACCCCGCATGGCGTCTCGATGGAACGCATCGAGGAGTTCCAGACCGTCGCGGACACCGTCGTCGATCTCAGTGCCGACTTCCGCCTCTCGGATCCGGCCGATTACGACACCTGGTACGACGGCCACGTCGCCCCGGAACTGCTCGCCGACTCGGTCTATGCACTCCCCGAACTGGGGCGCGAGCGGCTCGAAGGGGCCTCCCTGATCGCCAGTGGGGGCTGTAACGCCACAGCCACGATACTCGGGCTCCTGCCCTTCGTGGAGCACGATCTGCTCGCACCTGAGGACCGGGTCGTCGCCGACCTGAAGGTCGGCTCCTCGGAGGGCGGGGCCGGTGGCGGGCCGGCCTCCTCGCATCCGGAGCGCTCGGGAGTCGTCCGTCCCTACGCACCCACTGGGCATCGCCACGAGGCCGAAATCGAGGAGCACCTCGGCCGGGGCGTCTCGTTCACGATTCACGCCGTCGACATGGTTCGTGGCGCGGCGGCGACGAGCCACCTCTACCCCGAGGAACTGCCAGAGAAGGCAGCCATCTGGCAGGCGGTTCGGGACACGTACGACGACGAGCCGTTCGTCCGGGTCGTCACCGGTGGCGGCGGTGTCTACCGCTACCCCGAGCCCAAGGCGGTCGCGGGGACGAACATGGCCGAGTTCGGGTTCGAGATCGACGAACGCAACGGGCGTATCGTCACCTTCAGCGCCATCGACAACGTGATGAAGGGAGCGGCGGGCCAGGCGGTTCACGCCGCGAACGTGGCACTGGGGTTCGAGGAGACTGCCGGCCTGGGATTCACGGGGCTGCACCCCGTTGGGTCGCCATGA
- a CDS encoding DUF309 domain-containing protein, protein MDEHTRDRSVRPPPAGSNPPGWVPEKGRWQHDTLRQATIHGVRLVNAGAYHEAHDCFEDEWFNYGNGTLEKSFLQGMTQVAAGAYKYDGLDNEAGLRKLLGSAMGYLQGVPANFYGVDVAQLREDVQAIRRAPARVTELRIALDGTHPTAGEEDLGYAASLP, encoded by the coding sequence ATGGACGAGCACACCCGTGATCGGTCAGTTCGACCGCCTCCGGCCGGCTCGAATCCGCCAGGATGGGTACCCGAGAAGGGACGGTGGCAGCACGACACGCTGCGGCAGGCCACAATACACGGGGTTCGACTCGTCAACGCCGGGGCCTACCACGAGGCCCACGATTGTTTCGAAGACGAGTGGTTCAACTACGGAAACGGCACGCTGGAGAAGTCCTTCCTGCAGGGGATGACACAGGTCGCCGCGGGGGCCTACAAGTACGACGGACTCGACAACGAGGCCGGCCTTCGCAAGCTTCTCGGCTCGGCGATGGGGTATCTCCAGGGCGTCCCGGCGAACTTCTACGGGGTTGACGTCGCACAACTCCGCGAGGACGTTCAAGCCATCAGACGGGCACCGGCACGCGTCACGGAGCTTCGAATCGCGCTCGACGGAACCCACCCGACCGCCGGCGAGGAGGACCTGGGTTACGCCGCGTCACTTCCCTGA
- a CDS encoding succinylglutamate desuccinylase/aspartoacylase family protein, with amino-acid sequence MRIAQLGTGEPELVIVGGIHGDEPCGVRAVEWLLDAQPTVARPVRLIVANERAIDAGVRYVDADLNRSFDYVSTKTAYEAGLADRLRREIQGKTVLSIHSTQSTHDPFAIVSGLSDGVEPIVSRLSVEAVVDAGPLEDGRIFDTSSTVIEVEAGYQGSETATANAKQLAEEFLIATGALPGELSATERPLFEMGTAIQKPPAEDYEVFVNNFARVDQGETFARADQRRLQADEEFWPVLLSAYGYRDIFGYRGRKQGSLSPA; translated from the coding sequence ATGCGAATCGCCCAGCTGGGGACGGGCGAACCCGAACTCGTGATCGTCGGCGGCATCCACGGGGACGAACCCTGTGGGGTGCGGGCGGTCGAATGGCTGTTGGACGCACAGCCAACGGTTGCCCGTCCCGTCCGACTGATCGTCGCGAACGAACGGGCCATCGATGCCGGGGTCCGGTATGTCGACGCCGATCTGAACCGCTCGTTCGATTACGTCTCCACGAAGACCGCCTACGAGGCGGGCCTGGCCGACCGCCTCCGGCGGGAGATCCAGGGCAAGACCGTCCTCTCGATCCACTCCACCCAATCGACCCACGATCCCTTCGCCATCGTCTCGGGGCTCTCGGACGGCGTCGAGCCGATCGTCTCCCGGCTCTCGGTCGAGGCCGTCGTCGACGCCGGTCCCCTCGAAGACGGACGGATCTTCGATACGAGTTCGACCGTAATCGAAGTCGAAGCGGGCTACCAGGGCAGCGAGACGGCGACAGCAAACGCCAAACAGCTCGCCGAGGAGTTTCTCATCGCGACCGGCGCGTTACCCGGAGAGCTGTCCGCGACCGAACGGCCGCTGTTCGAGATGGGCACGGCCATCCAGAAGCCCCCCGCTGAGGACTACGAGGTGTTCGTGAACAACTTCGCCCGGGTCGATCAGGGAGAGACGTTCGCCCGGGCCGACCAGCGACGACTGCAAGCTGACGAGGAGTTCTGGCCGGTCCTCCTCTCGGCGTACGGGTATCGCGACATCTTCGGGTATCGCGGCCGAAAACAGGGCTCGCTGTCGCCGGCCTAG
- a CDS encoding UPF0179 family protein, which produces MSLTLLGTHIAETGAEFVYRGEAAGCEGCPYRKQCLNLDSGTRYAVTDVREGGEVLDCAVHEEGVVAVDVETTAVEANVPSKAAYAGSRVSLAGTCPHTECPSHPLCEPLGADMDTEYRIVEILGDPPHDVCHLNRSLTRVKLAPANR; this is translated from the coding sequence ATGTCCCTTACCCTCCTCGGGACCCACATCGCCGAGACGGGTGCGGAGTTCGTCTATCGCGGCGAGGCAGCCGGCTGTGAGGGATGTCCCTACCGCAAACAGTGTCTCAACCTCGATTCCGGAACCCGATACGCCGTCACGGACGTCCGCGAGGGCGGGGAGGTACTCGACTGTGCCGTCCACGAGGAGGGGGTCGTCGCGGTCGACGTCGAGACGACCGCGGTCGAGGCGAACGTCCCTTCGAAGGCGGCCTACGCGGGAAGCCGAGTCTCGCTCGCCGGGACGTGCCCCCACACCGAATGCCCGAGTCACCCGCTCTGTGAGCCACTCGGTGCGGATATGGACACGGAGTACCGGATCGTCGAGATCCTCGGCGACCCGCCTCACGACGTGTGTCACCTGAACCGCTCGCTCACCCGCGTGAAACTCGCCCCGGCCAATCGCTAG
- a CDS encoding type 1 glutamine amidotransferase translates to MHNAIRDDELLSPVLDIALIDASIGETPAQRNFERVTEATLTGFKVSEGAEPPTVTGPEAAFDAVIVTGSQCSVYEDRPWIHRLTEWAREAHAAGVPLFGICWGHQFLAQALGGRIVAMDDYELGYRPITRTTESRLLDGVPETFVAFETHSDRVYELPEGATRLAENDVGIQAYRLGRTYGVQFHPEYDMETARRVTRGKDLPAERIESVLAEITPETFEKARPAARVFENFEAIVADAA, encoded by the coding sequence ATGCACAATGCTATACGGGACGACGAACTACTGTCCCCCGTGCTGGATATCGCCCTCATCGACGCGTCGATCGGGGAGACCCCGGCCCAGCGGAACTTCGAGCGGGTGACCGAAGCCACGCTGACGGGGTTCAAGGTCAGCGAGGGGGCCGAGCCACCAACGGTGACAGGCCCGGAGGCGGCATTCGATGCGGTGATCGTCACTGGCTCTCAGTGTTCGGTCTACGAGGACCGGCCGTGGATCCATCGCCTGACGGAGTGGGCACGGGAGGCCCACGCCGCGGGCGTTCCCCTGTTCGGCATCTGCTGGGGCCACCAGTTCCTCGCCCAGGCGCTTGGTGGCCGGATCGTCGCCATGGACGACTACGAACTGGGCTATCGGCCCATCACCCGGACTACGGAGAGCCGATTGCTGGACGGGGTTCCCGAGACCTTCGTCGCCTTCGAAACCCACTCGGATCGCGTCTACGAACTTCCCGAGGGCGCGACGCGCCTGGCCGAAAACGACGTGGGGATCCAGGCCTACCGCCTTGGACGGACCTACGGCGTACAGTTCCATCCGGAGTACGACATGGAGACGGCGAGGAGGGTAACCAGGGGGAAAGACCTCCCGGCAGAACGGATCGAGTCCGTCCTCGCCGAGATCACGCCGGAAACGTTCGAAAAAGCGCGTCCGGCAGCGCGGGTCTTCGAGAACTTCGAGGCGATCGTCGCCGACGCTGCCTGA
- a CDS encoding hydrogenase small subunit: MTTRRNFLRLVGSTAAGGVISQYGTEIARAFEQVAEGDMEVVWFQGQSCTGCTISTLQAQYPTLEEALNEFRLEVTFHPTIMPEAGEAAIESMSMSPDILIVEGSIPTDIPEAATIGGRTAEDWVTDLAPQSDIIVSVGNCAAFGGWPAAENKKRLYDLGENVTGAKGLQFEKRKKGGVLGADFTGGAGLPVVNLGGCPPNPDYVLLTLATVLNGHVPELDEYNRPLPFYEPLVHDNCMHRGYFDRGEFADKPGGEGCLLKQGCKGPYTHCDDQTRLWNDGTSVCLNVSAPCIGCMEPGFWDRFSPFQQEMEGSPVLGNVSATQAGAVGVAAAAAGIGAHLGRRAMGYGKFESAEKADAETKAAEEDTE, translated from the coding sequence ATGACAACCCGTCGCAACTTCCTCCGGCTCGTCGGCTCAACGGCGGCCGGGGGAGTCATCTCACAGTACGGGACGGAGATCGCCCGCGCCTTCGAGCAGGTCGCGGAGGGAGACATGGAGGTCGTCTGGTTCCAGGGCCAGTCGTGTACTGGCTGTACGATCTCGACGCTGCAGGCCCAGTATCCGACCCTCGAGGAGGCGCTGAACGAGTTCAGACTCGAAGTAACCTTCCACCCGACGATCATGCCCGAGGCGGGGGAGGCTGCCATCGAGTCGATGAGCATGTCACCGGACATCCTCATCGTCGAGGGGTCGATTCCGACCGACATCCCCGAGGCGGCGACGATCGGTGGGCGGACGGCCGAAGACTGGGTGACCGACCTCGCCCCACAGTCGGATATCATCGTGAGCGTTGGCAACTGTGCAGCCTTCGGGGGGTGGCCGGCTGCCGAGAACAAGAAACGACTCTACGACCTCGGGGAGAACGTCACGGGCGCGAAGGGACTCCAGTTCGAGAAACGAAAGAAGGGGGGTGTACTCGGCGCGGACTTTACCGGCGGGGCCGGCCTCCCCGTCGTCAACCTGGGTGGCTGTCCGCCGAACCCCGATTACGTATTGTTGACCCTCGCGACGGTCCTGAACGGACACGTCCCCGAACTCGACGAGTACAACCGGCCGCTCCCGTTCTACGAGCCGCTGGTGCACGACAACTGCATGCACCGGGGCTACTTCGACCGAGGAGAGTTCGCGGACAAACCGGGCGGCGAGGGCTGCCTGTTGAAACAGGGCTGTAAAGGCCCGTACACCCACTGCGACGACCAGACGAGACTCTGGAACGACGGCACGAGCGTCTGTCTAAACGTCAGTGCCCCCTGTATCGGCTGCATGGAGCCCGGGTTCTGGGATCGGTTCTCCCCGTTCCAGCAGGAGATGGAAGGGAGCCCCGTCCTGGGCAACGTCAGCGCCACGCAGGCCGGGGCGGTCGGCGTCGCCGCGGCCGCCGCTGGAATTGGTGCCCACCTCGGCCGTCGAGCGATGGGCTACGGGAAGTTCGAATCGGCCGAGAAAGCCGACGCGGAGACCAAAGCGGCCGAGGAGGACACGGAGTAA
- a CDS encoding nickel-dependent hydrogenase large subunit translates to MPEIDIDPTTRIEGHHGITLQVDADGTVTEAKSKMEMFRGAEIVTLGRPPSDAPQITGMVCGVCFLCHRFCSSKAAEDAAMNADNVDFGGPPANAVRLRDTVEGIFYLWNHAVHLFALVGPDYSDAVAGTGFDRLDPLEGDGYMAAMANQRKVMKALAEFGGRAPHPVAYVPGGLATRPDVSTIQAVKSRVQEVSNWLGATENVPQVIENVQNGEFDPALGEGLHDIVSIILAAAEAGAADIGQGPDRFYSNGMFEDPESGELFLKRGVYRNGSAEELTKQEIIDGITEDTEYSWYTDDSGGAPTEAKPPEPAPEKDQAYSWGKAPRFDGQSMEVGPLARMVITGLDPFDLRGTLGGGAAESNTLNRLIARAQEALVVRDQVMGWLDAIDPSEPFMADDWSDDFTGKGVGLMEASRGALSHYMDIENGEIERYQIITPTIWNLGPRDGSGQPSPLEEGVVGDVVSDVENPLTVLRTIRSMDPCLACSVHVQSPENASKTEVEPVTPSIGGGGCDI, encoded by the coding sequence ATGCCAGAGATCGACATCGACCCGACGACACGCATCGAAGGCCATCACGGCATCACCCTGCAGGTCGACGCTGACGGGACCGTAACCGAGGCCAAAAGCAAGATGGAGATGTTCCGTGGGGCGGAGATCGTCACGCTGGGTCGACCGCCCTCGGATGCCCCCCAGATCACCGGCATGGTCTGTGGGGTCTGTTTCCTCTGTCACCGCTTTTGCTCCTCGAAGGCGGCCGAGGACGCCGCGATGAACGCCGATAACGTGGACTTCGGCGGCCCACCGGCAAACGCCGTTCGCCTCCGGGACACCGTCGAGGGCATCTTCTACCTCTGGAACCACGCCGTCCACCTCTTCGCCCTGGTGGGGCCCGATTACAGCGACGCCGTCGCGGGGACCGGCTTCGACCGACTCGACCCCCTCGAAGGCGACGGGTACATGGCCGCGATGGCGAACCAGCGGAAGGTCATGAAGGCCCTCGCGGAGTTCGGCGGTCGGGCCCCCCACCCGGTCGCCTACGTTCCCGGCGGGTTAGCGACCCGGCCCGACGTCTCGACGATCCAGGCCGTGAAATCCCGGGTTCAGGAGGTCTCGAACTGGCTCGGGGCGACCGAAAACGTCCCTCAAGTGATCGAGAACGTACAGAACGGGGAGTTCGATCCCGCGCTGGGAGAAGGCCTCCACGACATCGTTTCGATCATCCTCGCGGCCGCGGAGGCCGGCGCGGCGGACATCGGTCAGGGCCCGGATCGGTTCTACAGCAACGGCATGTTCGAGGACCCCGAGTCCGGCGAACTCTTCCTCAAGCGGGGTGTGTACCGGAACGGATCCGCCGAGGAACTGACGAAACAGGAGATCATCGACGGCATCACCGAAGACACCGAGTATTCCTGGTACACCGACGACTCCGGCGGTGCGCCCACCGAAGCCAAGCCGCCCGAACCGGCCCCCGAGAAGGACCAGGCTTACTCGTGGGGGAAAGCGCCTCGATTCGATGGGCAGTCCATGGAGGTCGGCCCGCTCGCTCGCATGGTCATCACGGGGCTGGACCCCTTCGACTTGCGAGGGACCCTCGGCGGGGGCGCAGCCGAGAGCAACACCCTCAACCGCCTGATCGCCCGGGCCCAGGAAGCCCTGGTCGTCAGAGACCAGGTTATGGGCTGGCTCGACGCCATCGACCCAAGCGAGCCGTTCATGGCTGATGACTGGTCCGATGATTTCACCGGGAAGGGCGTCGGACTGATGGAGGCCTCACGCGGGGCGCTCTCTCACTACATGGACATCGAGAACGGCGAAATCGAGCGCTACCAGATCATTACCCCGACGATCTGGAATCTCGGCCCGCGAGACGGCTCGGGCCAGCCGAGTCCGCTGGAAGAGGGAGTTGTCGGCGACGTGGTCTCGGACGTCGAGAACCCACTGACCGTCCTGCGGACGATCCGCTCGATGGACCCCTGTCTGGCCTGTTCGGTCCATGTCCAGAGCCCGGAGAACGCCTCCAAAACCGAAGTCGAACCAGTCACGCCGTCGATCGGAGGTGGGGGCTGTGACATCTGA